In Tenacibaculum sp. 190524A02b, the genomic stretch CTGGAAATAAATTAATATTAAATATATTCCCTAGTGTTGATACTGGTACTTGTGCAACCTCAGTTAGAGAGTTTAACAAAAAAGCGGCTAGCTTAGACAATACAAAAGTACTTTGTATTTCAAGAGATTTACCATTTGCTCAAGGTCGTTTTTGTGGTGCTGAAGGGATTGAGAATGTAGTAATGTTATCTGACTTTGCAGAGGGTAACTTTGGAAAAGATTATGGTTTAGAAATTTCTAATGGACCTTTAAAAGGATTACACTCTCGTTGTATAGTAGTAATTGATGAAACGGGAAATGTAACACACACAGAACAAGTTTCTGAAATTGTTGACGAACCTAATTATGAAGCTGCATTAAAAGCCTTATAATTCTATATGAAAAACCCTAATGATGGATTTGTAAAAGGTAGGTTGCGAAGTATTGGTTTTGCTTTAAAAGGCATGTGGTTACTTATAACCACAGAAGATAGTATTAAAGTACAAACAATAATAGCTGTTTTTGCATCTTGTTTGGGTTTTTATTTTTCCATAACTGCTATTGAATGGATGATTCAATTATTAGTTATTGGATTAGTTCTTATAGCTGAGGCTCTAAATACAGCTATAGAAAAAATAGCTGATTTTATACATCCTAACTACGATGAAAAAATAGGGTTTATTAAAGATATAGCAGCAGGAGCTCCGGCTTTTGCTGCGTTTATTTCGCTAATAATTGCAGGAATAATTTATGCCCCTAAAATTATAGCTTTATTCTAACGTTTTTATTACAGTTAATTTCAATTTATGGCAAAAAAGAAAACAACAGTCAAAAAAACTAAAACAAAGGCACCTTTATTACCAAAAATAAAAAGCTTTGTAAACAATAGACAAAACCAAACCATTTTTGGAGCCTTTCTTATACTATTTTCTATATTTTTAACTGTTGCTTTTATATCTTTCTTTTACTCTTGGCAAGAAGATCAAAGCTCCCTTAATGAATTTTATAACAGAAGTTTACCAACAGAAAACTTATTAGGTAAAGTTGGCGCAAAGCTAAGTAATCTATTTATTTATAATGGATTCGGTTTAGGTGCTTTTATCTTAAATAGTCTTTTCTTTTTTACAGGTGCTCGCATATTACTACAAACAAACTTAAAAAAAATTGTTACTTCATGGAATTGGGGCTTATTAACTATGCTATGGGCTTCTATTGCTTTAGGTTTTGTAAGTCATAAATACGCAGTATTATCAGGAGTAATTGGCTTTGAACTTAATGAGTACTTACAAACTTTTATTGGTAAAACAGGACTTATTATAGTACTGCTTTTCTTTTTCATATCATACTTGATCATAAGGTTTAGTATTGATCCAGATACCATAGTGGAAAATATGGAAACCAAGAAAAAGATAAAAGAAGAGAAAAAATTAGCTAAAAAAGAACTCCAATCTGAAAATGAATTAGAAATAAACGAAACTATAAATGAGGAAGAAAATACCGTAAACGAATTAAAATCTGATTTTGAACTTTCTGTAGAAAACCTACAACCAACTATTACAAAACATTCTGATGTAGAAGTAGAAGCTAAAGAAGAAACTCAAATTCCATTAGACATTACACTAACAAACAATTCAACTTTAAATACTGAAGAACAAAGTAAAAAAGAGGTTGAAGTAGCCATTGAAAAAGTAGCAGAAGAAAAAAGTGTTACTGAAAACTTATCCGATCAATTAGTTAAAGATTTTGGTGAATTTGATCCTAAACTAGAATTAGCCAACTTTAAATTTCCAACTTTTAATCTTTTAAAAGAATATAACGAGAGTATTTCTGTTGACCCTACAGAACTTGAAGCTAATAAAAATCAAATTGTTGAAACTTTAAAGAATTATAAAATAGGAATCGAACAGATAAAAGCTACTGTTGGACCAACTATTACTTTATACGAAATTGTACCCGAAGCTGGTGTAAGAATCTCAAAAATTAAAAATTTAGAAGACGATATAGCATTATCATTATCAGCGTTAGGAATTCGTATTATAGCTCCAATACCTGGTAAAGGAACTATTGGTATTGAAGTTCCCAATAAAAAAGCAACCATTGTATCCATGCATTCTGTAATTTCTTCAAAGAAATTTCAAGAATCACCAATGGAACTACCTATTGCTTTAGGAAAAACAATCTCAAATGAAACCTTCGTAGTAGATTTAGCTAAGATGCCTCACTTATTAATGGCAGGAGCAACAGGTCAAGGTAAATCTGTTGGATTAAATGCTATTCTTACTTCTCTTTTATATAAAAAACACCCAGCTGAAGTAAAATTTGTATTAGTAGACCCTAAAAAAGTAGAACTAACTCTTTTTAATAAAATAGAACGTCATTATTTAGCTAAACTTCCTGATGAAGAAGAAGCAATTATTACAGATACTACAAAAGTGGTAAATACATTAAACTCTTTGTGTATTGAAATGGATGCACGTTATGATTTGCTCAAAAATGCAATGGTTCGTAATATTAAAGAATACAATGCTAAGTTTAAAGCTAGAAAATTAAATCCTGAAAATGGACATCAATTCTTACCTTACATTGTTTTAGTTATTGATGAATTTGCAGATTTAATTATGACAGCAGGGAAAGAAGTAGAAACACCAATTGCCCGTTTAGCTCAATTAGCTCGTGCTATTGGAATCCACTTAATTGTAGCCACACAGCGTCCTTCTGTAAATGTAATTACAGGTATAATAAAAGCCAATTTCCCTTCTCGTATTGCTTTTAGAGTAACTTCTAAAATTGATAGTAGAACTATTTTAGATGCTCCTGGAGCTGATCAATTAATAGGACGTGGTGATTTATTATATTCTGGTGGTAATGATATTACCCGTATACAATGTGCTTTTGTAGATACGCCTGAAGTTGAAAAAATAACAGACTTTATTGGTTCTCAACGTGCTTATCCTGATGCACACTTATTACCAGAATATGTAGGTGAAGAAGGTGGCACAAATCTTGATATAGATATAGCAGATCGTGATAAATTGTTTAAAGATGCCGCTGAAATTATAGTAACTGCACAACAAGGTTCTGCTTCTTTATTGCAAAGAAAGTTAAAGCTTGGCTACAACAGGGCTGGTAGATTGATAGATCAGCTTGAAGCCGCTGGAATTGTAGGTCCTTTTGAAGGTAGTAAAGCCCGTCAAGTATTAGTTCCTGATTTAATTGCATTAGAACAATTATTAGAAAACGAGAAAAAATAGAAACAGAATTTCAAAAAAAGAAATACATAAATAAAATGAAAAAAATAGCATTTGTATTAGTAGGAATAATATTCAGCTTAAACATTGTAGCTCAGAATTCATCAAGTAAAGCTAAACACTTATTAGATGAAGTATCTACCAAAATGGGAGCATACAAAAACATGGTGATAGGCTTTACCTCTACTCTAGTTAATAAAGAAGCTGGTATTACCAATGACCCTCCAATTAGAGGTAATATAACAATTGCTGGAGAAAAATATAACCTAGAATACCTTGGAAATAACTTTTTATTTGATGGAAAATTATTAGCTGTAATTAACCATGAAGATAAAGAAGTTAATCTTACCAAAGGTGATTTAGAAGAAGAAGACGGATTCATATACCCATCTAAACTCTTAACCTTTTACAAAGAAGGCTATAATTATAAAATGGGAGCCCTTAAAAATAGTAAAGGTCGAAAAGTTCAATACATTGATCTAACCCCTATTGATAGCAATTCTGATATTGTTATGGTTAAACTTGGTATTGATGCTAAAACGAAACATATTTATAAATTAATTCAGATAGGTTCTAATGGAGCTGAAACTACTTTTACCATTTCAGAGTTTAAAAGCAATCAACCTATATCTGAAAAATTATTTACTTTCAATCAAGAAAAATATAAGAGTCAAGGATATATTATAGACTAAAATTTAATAAAAGTTTTGTTAATCTTTAATCATTAACAAAACTTTTATGTTTTTATAAAACTAACCTCCTACCTTTGTTTCTGTGAAAACATTAGACAAATACATACTTAAAAGCTTTTTAATTCCTTTCTTTACTACCTTTTTAATCATTTTATTTGTATTAATAATGCAAATGCTTTGGTTAGCTTTTGACAACTTTGCAGGAAAAGGAATAGGAGTTGTTATCATTTTAAAATTTCTATGGTACTCTGCTTTAATGGCTGCTCCACAAGCACTACCTATTGGTGTATTACTTTCCTCAATAATGACTCTTGGTGGATTATCTGAAAATTATGAATTTGCTGCTGCAAAATCAGCAGGTGTTTCACTTCCAAGGATGGTTAGATCTTTAGTATTTCTAGCACTTTTTTTAAGTTTTATAAATTTTCTATTTCTTAATCATGTGTACCCGTATGCTGTGTTAAAACAATTGAATTTAAAAGCAAACATAAAAAAGAAGCAGCCTGCTTTAGCTTTAGTTCCTGGAAGTTTTAATACTGAAATACCAAACTATCAAATAAAGTTTGAGGAAAAATATGGTGAGGAGAATAACTTATTGAAAAAAGTACTTATCTATGATTTATCTTCTAGAAAAGGAAATAATAAAATCATTACAGCCAAAAAAGGCGAATTAATTTCTGAAGAAGGTAGTCGTTATATGACACTAGTTTTAAAGGATGGTTATTATTTTGAACACCATAAAAAAAATGGAGCGACCTATAATGAAAGAAAAAAAATGCCAGCCTCTCATGCAGATTTTGATGAATATACCATTAATATTGATATTTCTTCAATAGATGATACTGATTTAGACGAGTTAAAGTATACCAAAAACTTTAATATGCTTAGTCTTGGGCAATTAAAAGATACCATTCCTTTCTTAAAAAAAGGATATGATGAATACATTACCAGTAGGTCAAAAAACTTATTTCTTACCGTTGATGTTGAAGATTTACATCAATACCCTGATTCATTAATAGACAAACAACTATCTTTAGATATCATAACTAATTTTGAGGTTAGAGAACAAAATAGTATACTTAGTACAGCTTTATCAAAAGTAGATAGAACACTTAATAACAACAAATCATACAAAGAACCTTTAAAGAACAGACGTAAGTGGCTGAATTTACATGATATAGAATACTATAACCGTATGGCATTTTCTTTATCCTGTCTATTATTATTTTTTATAGGTGCTCCACTTGGTTCTATTATTAGAAAAGGTGGTATGGGCTTACCTATGATTTTAGCTATTGCTGTATATGTTTTGTATTTTTTCACCAATACTTTTGGTCGAAATATGGCTGAAGAAAGTTCTGTAACTGCTATAACAGGATCTTGGATAGCTGTAATTTTAATGCTACCTTTGGCCATAACATTAACAGTTAGAGCAACCAAAGACAAAGGTTTGTTTAACATTAATACTATTTTTTCACCAATAACTACATTTATAAAAAATTTATTCTCTAAAAAAGAGAAAACAACATAACTTAAATGGCAACACACACACCTACCAAAATTCAATTAAACTCTATTGAAGAGGCTATTGAAGACATTAAAAATGGAAAAGTTATTATTGTTGTAGATGACGAAGATCGTGAGAATGAAGGCGATTTTGTTGCAGCAGCAGAAAAAATAACTCCTGAAATGATAAACTTTATGGCTACACATGGAAGAGGTTTAATTTGTACTCCTTTAACCGAAAGTAGATGTAAAGAATTAGAATTAGGTATGATGGTAAGTAATAATACCGACCCTATGGAAACTGCTTTTACAATTTCAGTAGATTTAAGAGGTAATGGAGTTACTACTGGTATTTCTGCTTCTGATAGGGCAAAAACG encodes the following:
- a CDS encoding DNA translocase FtsK; translation: MAKKKTTVKKTKTKAPLLPKIKSFVNNRQNQTIFGAFLILFSIFLTVAFISFFYSWQEDQSSLNEFYNRSLPTENLLGKVGAKLSNLFIYNGFGLGAFILNSLFFFTGARILLQTNLKKIVTSWNWGLLTMLWASIALGFVSHKYAVLSGVIGFELNEYLQTFIGKTGLIIVLLFFFISYLIIRFSIDPDTIVENMETKKKIKEEKKLAKKELQSENELEINETINEEENTVNELKSDFELSVENLQPTITKHSDVEVEAKEETQIPLDITLTNNSTLNTEEQSKKEVEVAIEKVAEEKSVTENLSDQLVKDFGEFDPKLELANFKFPTFNLLKEYNESISVDPTELEANKNQIVETLKNYKIGIEQIKATVGPTITLYEIVPEAGVRISKIKNLEDDIALSLSALGIRIIAPIPGKGTIGIEVPNKKATIVSMHSVISSKKFQESPMELPIALGKTISNETFVVDLAKMPHLLMAGATGQGKSVGLNAILTSLLYKKHPAEVKFVLVDPKKVELTLFNKIERHYLAKLPDEEEAIITDTTKVVNTLNSLCIEMDARYDLLKNAMVRNIKEYNAKFKARKLNPENGHQFLPYIVLVIDEFADLIMTAGKEVETPIARLAQLARAIGIHLIVATQRPSVNVITGIIKANFPSRIAFRVTSKIDSRTILDAPGADQLIGRGDLLYSGGNDITRIQCAFVDTPEVEKITDFIGSQRAYPDAHLLPEYVGEEGGTNLDIDIADRDKLFKDAAEIIVTAQQGSASLLQRKLKLGYNRAGRLIDQLEAAGIVGPFEGSKARQVLVPDLIALEQLLENEKK
- a CDS encoding LptF/LptG family permease, whose protein sequence is MKTLDKYILKSFLIPFFTTFLIILFVLIMQMLWLAFDNFAGKGIGVVIILKFLWYSALMAAPQALPIGVLLSSIMTLGGLSENYEFAAAKSAGVSLPRMVRSLVFLALFLSFINFLFLNHVYPYAVLKQLNLKANIKKKQPALALVPGSFNTEIPNYQIKFEEKYGEENNLLKKVLIYDLSSRKGNNKIITAKKGELISEEGSRYMTLVLKDGYYFEHHKKNGATYNERKKMPASHADFDEYTINIDISSIDDTDLDELKYTKNFNMLSLGQLKDTIPFLKKGYDEYITSRSKNLFLTVDVEDLHQYPDSLIDKQLSLDIITNFEVREQNSILSTALSKVDRTLNNNKSYKEPLKNRRKWLNLHDIEYYNRMAFSLSCLLLFFIGAPLGSIIRKGGMGLPMILAIAVYVLYFFTNTFGRNMAEESSVTAITGSWIAVILMLPLAITLTVRATKDKGLFNINTIFSPITTFIKNLFSKKEKTT
- a CDS encoding outer membrane lipoprotein carrier protein LolA, whose protein sequence is MKKIAFVLVGIIFSLNIVAQNSSSKAKHLLDEVSTKMGAYKNMVIGFTSTLVNKEAGITNDPPIRGNITIAGEKYNLEYLGNNFLFDGKLLAVINHEDKEVNLTKGDLEEEDGFIYPSKLLTFYKEGYNYKMGALKNSKGRKVQYIDLTPIDSNSDIVMVKLGIDAKTKHIYKLIQIGSNGAETTFTISEFKSNQPISEKLFTFNQEKYKSQGYIID
- the tpx gene encoding thiol peroxidase, whose amino-acid sequence is MAKITLQGNPVETLGNLPNNNQKAPDFTLVAGDLSEKKLSDFSGNKLILNIFPSVDTGTCATSVREFNKKAASLDNTKVLCISRDLPFAQGRFCGAEGIENVVMLSDFAEGNFGKDYGLEISNGPLKGLHSRCIVVIDETGNVTHTEQVSEIVDEPNYEAALKAL
- a CDS encoding diacylglycerol kinase family protein, producing MKNPNDGFVKGRLRSIGFALKGMWLLITTEDSIKVQTIIAVFASCLGFYFSITAIEWMIQLLVIGLVLIAEALNTAIEKIADFIHPNYDEKIGFIKDIAAGAPAFAAFISLIIAGIIYAPKIIALF